In Poecile atricapillus isolate bPoeAtr1 chromosome 9, bPoeAtr1.hap1, whole genome shotgun sequence, the following are encoded in one genomic region:
- the LOC131582214 gene encoding LOW QUALITY PROTEIN: histone H1-like (The sequence of the model RefSeq protein was modified relative to this genomic sequence to represent the inferred CDS: inserted 2 bases in 2 codons; deleted 2 bases in 1 codon), giving the protein MSQTGPVAAPAIPAPSAEAAAKKPKKAKKAANGSKXRKPLGPSVTKLTTKAASASKECKGLSLGTIKRAAGSYDVKDVKKNNSHIKLGLKRLVSSGTLVQTKGTGASDSFKLNKKPGKTKEKAAKKKLAAKPRKLVAKKPVSAAKXPKKKVVLKKSPKKVKKLVVPADKKVAKSPKKAAKAGHPKKAGTSMAKVKTVKPKVAKPKAAKPKAANAKKAVPKKKMTERN; this is encoded by the exons ATGTCGCAGACTGGGCCTGTTGCTGCTCCCGCTATCCCTGCTCCCAGCGCCGAGGCCGCTGCCAAGAAGCCAAAGAAGGCGAAGAAGGCAGCAAATGGCTCCA CCCGCAAGCCCCTGGGGCCCAGCGTCACCAAGCTGACCACCAAGGCCGCGTCTGCCTCCAAGGAGTGCAAGGGGCTCTCCCTTGGCACGATCAAGAGGGCTGCTGGCAGCTATGATGTGAAG GATGTGAAGAAGAACAACAGCCACATCAAGCTGGGGCTCAAGAGGCTCGTCAGCAGTGGCACCCTGGTGCAGACCAAGGGCACCGGTGCCTCTGACTCTTTCAAGCTGAACAAGAAGCCAGGTAAGACAAAAGAAAAGGCAGCAAAGAAAAAGCTGGCTGCCAAGCCCAGGAAGCTGGTGGCCAAGAAACCCGTCAGTGCTGCCA AGCCAAAGAAAAAGGTGGTGTTGAAGAAGAGCCCCAAGAAGGTGAAGAAGCTGGTGGTCCCAGCAGACAAGAAAGTGGCCAAGAGTCCCAAGAAAGCCGCAAAGGCAGGCCACCCCAAGAAGGCAGGGACGAGCATGGCCAAGGTGAAAACGGTGAAGCCCAAAGTAGCCAAGCCTAAGGCAGCCAAACCCAAAGCAGCCAATGCAAAGAAGGCAGTGCCAAAAAAGAAGATGACTGAGAGAAACTGA